The window GCCCTGCACCCACCACGACCACGTCGTAGAACTCCTGCTGCGCCTGGGTCCGCAAACCGACCTTGCTGGCCATCTCGGTCGAAGTGGGCTGCACCAGCGCCGTATTGTCGCCAAACAGGATCACCGGCAGCTTCGTATCGTCGATGCCTTTTTCCTTCAGCAGCGCAAGCGCCTCCGGATGCGTCTCTGGATTCAACCACTGGTAGGGAATTCGGTTCCGCGACAGGAAGTCACGGACGGCATGATCCATCGCCGACCAGCGCACACCAACCACGCGGATGCCCTCGAACGGAGGCCTGTAGCCCTCCTTCCAGCTCCCCAGCAGGTCGTCCAGCACCGGATAGAGCTTTTCCTCAGGCGGGTCCCACGGCTTGTTCAGGTAATAGTGGATCTTGGCCGAATTGATCGCGCGAATCGCGGCTTCGGTATCCGCGTAAGCGGTTAGTAGCACGCGTTTTGCATTGGGATAGATGCAGAGAGCCTGCTGCAGAAAATCCACGCCCGTCATCCCTGGCATACGCTGGTCGGAGAGAAACAGGGCGACAATGTCCTTGCGTTCTTTGAGCTGGCGACAGATATCCAGCGCGGCTCCCCCAGAGGCGGCGCGGACGATCCGGTAGTCCTGACCGTAGTGACGGCGCAGGTCCTGAACCACAGCTTCCAGCACGCTGGTGTCGTCGTCGATCGCTAACAGAATGGGCTTAGGCATATCCCTTTATACTTCGTGACAAGGGTTCGATACACCCCACGTATGATTCGATTGTGTTCCACGCTCGCAAGTTTCAGAAAGTTAATGCGCCCGGTGAAGAGACGCATGCCCCTAAAGTGCTATCAACACAACAATTTGTCCGAATCTTAGACATCGCACCACTCCTGCTGCAATCAACCGATATGGGGATTGTGGGGCAACTTGAGCCCGGCAGGAGACGACGGCACCTATGAATCGAATCATTCTCGCGGATAATCAGGCCATCTTTCGGGCGGGTGCAGCCAGAACCCTGTCACTCGAGGACGATATGCGCATCGTCGCCCAGTGCGAGGACGCGGCCAAGCTCTTCACCGCAATCGACGGACTTCGCGGCTCGGTGATCCTTGTCGCCTCCAGCCTGCGCCTGGACCTCAGAGGCCTGCTGGCACGCACCCAGGCCGCTGGCAGCCGCTCCATTCTGGTTGCGGAAAACGCGGAGCAGGTCCCGGACGATCTCGCTGTGCTCTTCGAAGGAATCCTTCACCGCAACGTGGGTGGCACCGTGCTCATAGATTGCGTTCGTCGCGTCGTCAGCGGACAGCGCTTCGTGCAGCGCGCCAACATCACCACCATGCAAAGCTCCGACAGCGTCGGAACCCGCGTTCGCGACCGCCTCACCCCCAAGGAGATGCAGATCGTCGCTCTCATCGTGCAAGGCTGCAAAAACAAGGACATCGCACAGCAGCTCGGCACCAAGGAGCAGGTGATTAAGAACTATCTGCGAAGCATCTACGACAAGAGCGGCGTCTCCGATCGCCTCGAACTAGCCCTCTTCACGATCCACCACCGCGTTCTAGCCGAGGCCGCAGCCAAAGCCGGAAACCTCATCCAGATGAAAACCGCCTGACAACCGCTGGATAAACAGCAGAAACAGCGTCAAGCTTTGCAAAGCTTAGTTGCCTTTTTCTTGTTCTTCAATTCGCTTTTTGAACTCATCAATATCCAGGCGCGTTTGACTATGAAGCGGCTTGTTCTTAGATACAGACCAGAGGTCATTATTAGCTTGGTCGCGTACAGAGAAAACTACGGGGGTAGGTGATACGTCTATATCGTTACCTGGTGGGGTGGGTCTCCCATTGGTGTTTGCTGTGAACCGAAGGACCAAATCGGCTTCCTTAGCGTCCTTCAGGATTTTGAATCGCCCCCACTTATTGAGTGCATCATAGGCTCGGTCTGCAATCTCTGCGTGCCCCGTTTGATTGTCGATGTACACGGTTTTTGCAGCTATCACGCTGGCCGGGAGCGGAGCCAATTTGTCCTTTGCATGAATCGGGGACACGGCGAGAACGAGGGCAAGTGCTACTGTGCTTGCTGCTTTCATGCGCTGTCTCCTTCAAGAACTAGAACTATAGTCCACAGATCTGCGCAGCACACACTTCAATCACATAGCAGGGGATACCGTCGGGGCCTTCAAGGACCGCGGCGCAGATACCAAACTCGGTTCGGTACACTGCGCCACAGTGCGGACAGCGGGAGTAGTCGCGATCTAACCGGACGTGCTCTCGCGAATGCACTTCCTTCTCACAGGCCGAGGACCCGTCTTTACATGCCCATCTGCTCAGACTGCTTCTCCACAGCAGGACTAGCATGCCCAATCTTCTCCGCGATGCTCTTAGCCTGGGTGAACAGCAGCAGATAGTCCGGTCCACCAGCCTTCGAGTCGGTCCCGCTCATGTTGAAGCCGCCAAAGGGATGCGCCCCAACCATCGCGCCCGTGCACTTACGGTTGAAGTAGAGGTTACCAACATGGAACTCCTCGCGAGCCCGGTCAAGCTTCTCTCGCGAGCTCGAGTAAAGCGCTCCCGTCAGGCCGTACTCGGTGTTATTCGCAATCGCCAGCGCATCGTCGAAGCTCTTCGACTTGATCACCGCCAGCACCGGCCCAAAGATCTCCTCAAGCGCAATCCGCGCCGTAGGAGCCACATCAGCAATCACGGTCGGAGCGATATAGTATCCGCCTGTCGCGTTTTCAATCGCGTGGCCGCCGTTCAACACCGTGCCCTCTTTCTTGCCGATCTCGATGTAGTCAAGCGTCTTCCGGTACGCCTTCTCGCTGATGACAGGCCCGGTGTAGACGTTCTCAGCCGGGTCACCGGTCTTGATCTTCGAGACCTTCTCCCTCAGCTTGTCGCAGAACACATCGTAGATGTCAGCTGCGACGATCGCACGCGAACAAGCTGAGCACTTCTGCCCGTTGAAGCCAAACGCACTCGCCACAACCCCATCCACCGCAGCATCCACATCGCAATCTGCCTCAACGATGATCGAATCCTTCCCGCCCATCTCAAGAATCGTTCGCTTGATGAAGACCTGTCCGGCCTGCGTCTTTGCCGCACGCTCATGAATCTCCAGCCCAACCGCCTTCGAACCGGTAAATGCGATGAACCGTGTCTGCGGATGCGCGACAACCGCGCTGCCAAACTCTGGGCCTTCCCCCGGACACAGGTTCACAACACCATCGGGCAGACCAATCTCTTCGAGCAACTCAAAGAACTTCGCCGCAATCGTCGGGGCATCGACCGACGGCTTCAAAATGACCGTATTTCCTGTCACGATCGAAGCAGCAGTCATCCCTGCCATGATGGCAAAAGGAAAGTTCCAGGGCGGAATCACCGCACCAACGCCCAGCGGAACATACTTCAACTGATTGCGCTCACCCGGAAACTGAATTGGTGTCTTCGCCTCACTCAGCCGCAACGCCTCGCGTCCGTAAAACTCCAGAAAGTCGATGGTCTCGCCCACATCGGCGTCCGCCTCGGCCCAGTTTTTGCCCACCTCAAACGTCAGCCACGCGCAAAACTCGAAGCTGCGCTCCCGAATCAGCTCCGCCGCACGAAACAGCAACCCGGCACGCTCCTCCACCGGCACCTTGCTCCAGGTCAAAAACGCCGTCTGCGCTGCCTGCATCGCCCCCTCGACGTGCTCCGCCCCCGCTCGCTGGTGAATCCCAATCACCTCAGCCGGTCGCGCCGGGTTCGTCGAAATAATCTTTCCAGCCGTCTTCAGGTGCTTGCCGCCGATGACGATGTCATACTCGCGGCCAAGCTCGCTCTCGACCTGCACCAGCGCCGCCTGCATGCGCCGCTTGTTCTCAGCCGTCGTAAAGTCCACAAACGGCTCGTTGGAAAATGGTGTCTTCGGCGCAAACGCCGGGGCGGAGTGGGTAAGGTTCAAAGTAGCCATAACGTGTCGATTCTAGCGGGAGTCTTAGTCTCTCGTCGCTCGTAGGGTAAATAGATCACAGGTGCGCCACCCATTAGATGCTGCGCCCATTTGGTTCGATTGTGCAACGCCCGGCTAAGCACCTTCGGTCAGCTTCTCCGTGGCCTTCGACATCTGCGCCGTCCGCTCCAGCTTGTCCCAGTTGAACGGTTTCCCGTCGATTGCGCGCTTCACCGTCTTCAGCAGCACAACCGAAAACAGCTGCCGATACGTAAACCGCTGTATCCAGATATGAAATAGCAGCCACCCATCACCTTTGCTCGCCGGATGCTTCCGTTCCAGCGCAAACGCCAGCGCCGAAGCCGCAAAATCGATCGCAAGGAACGCCGCGAAGAACGCCAGCAACTTATAAAAACTATCCGTCGACGCCGTCTCTGGATGAAAGTGCTTGTCGATGATGTAATGAATCACTCCGCCAACAAACATCAGGTCAATCAGCGGCGACACCAGCGGCAAAATAATCTGGAAGATCAGAATATTCGGCAGCGCAAACAACCCCATCGCCCGATGTTTGCTGATCGCCCCCTTGTGCTTAAAAATCGCCTGCAGAATTCCAAACGACCACCGGAACCGCTGCCGCATCAGGCCATCCGCGTTCACCGGAGCCTCCGTGAACGCCAGCGCCCGATCCTCATAGATCACGGAATATCCCTGCTCCAGCAGGTTCATCGTTAGGTCTGCATCTTCGGCCACCGTGTTCGAGTGGTACCCCTCCCCAGCCTTCACCGGAGCCGTCCGCCACGCGCCAATCGCCCCGGGAACCACCATCACCACATCGAACAGATCCAGTGCGCGCCGCTCAAAGTTCTGGCTCGTGATGTACTCTAACGCCTGCCACCGCGTCCACAGATTCACGCGATTACCAACCTTCGCATTCCCCGCCACCGCGCCGATCCTCGGATTCGCAAAGTGCGGCACCAGGTTCGCAATCGCATCGTGCGCAATCACCCCATCCGCATCGATGCCGACATAGATCTCCTCGTCGATCCGCTCCAGCGCATAGTTCAGCGCATCGGCCTTGCCTCCATTTGGCTTGCTCATCACCGTCAGTCGACCCGACGCAATATCCGCTGGATACGCGGCCTTCGCCACATCGAACGTGTTATCCGACGATCCATCGTCGATCACGATGATGCGAATGTTCTTATAAGTCGACATCATCACCGAACGAATCGTCCGGACGATCACCTTCTCCTCGTTGTACGCAGGAATCAGCACCGCAACTCTCGGCTGATACTCCGGCGTCGCAAAGTTCTTCCTCTTGCGAAACCGGTCGATGATCGCAAAGATCCCAATGATGATGAGCCGCGCACTCATCAAAATATCGCCGACGAAGAACACGCCCACCACAAAGTAGTGGAAGAAGCTGTAGAAGAAGAACGTGAGCGAGTCAGCTCGCGCCTGCCAGCGTTGATGTGGCGTCAGCGCGGGCATCACCTCGGCCCGTGTCTTGCCCACCAGCTCCGACACCGGAACAATCTCATAGCCCCGCGCCTTCAGTGCCTCAATCAGCACCGGCAGTGCAGCAACCGTCGCCGAGCGATCGCCTCCGCCATCATGCAGTAGAATCACCGAGCCCTTGTTCCAGGGCCGTGTCTTCATATCCTCAATCTGTTGAAAGACGCTGTCAGTAATCTCCTGTGGAGACTTCCGCGGATGCTCATCCCAGTCATTCGTATCGATCTTGTTGCCGATAATGACGTAACCAAGCGCCTGAATCTTCTCCACCGGCGCGGCCTGGTCGTTCGTGTCAGGCTCTTGGTCGATCGAGTACGGCGGCCGGAAATAAAGCGGCTGCACTCCAAGCTTCGATGCAAACAGCCGCTCCGTCAGGTTCAACTCCAGATCCACCTGGCGATTGGAAATTTCGCTGATGTCCGGATGCGACCACGTATGATTTCCAATCTCATGGCCTTCGCGATACACCCGCTGCATCACGCCAACGTAGTCTTCGGCCACCTCGCCGATCATGAAGAACGTGCCCTTCACGTTGTACTTCTTCAGGATGTCGAGAATCTTTGGCGTCCACTCCGGGTCCGGCCCATCGTCAAAGCTCAGCGCAACCTTCTTCTCCTGGTAGCCGTACTGCTCGACGGTATATGAAAGTGGGTAGGAGTCCATCGACTCCTGCGTAATCATCCGATACTCCACCGGTACCGATGCATCATCGTCCATTGTGACGACACGCCTGCCGACCTGGGGCTTGCGCGTAACGCGCAGAATATCTCCCTCGCCCTCCGTATCGACGTCGTACCCAGGATCGACATCAGCCAGATCTTTCACCGGGTCCGACCTCATCGGATAATCCCAGATCTTCCACAGCGAATTATCCTCAGAGCCCAGCCGCCACAGCGCATACGTCTGTATCCCCAACGTACGGGCTGCTCTCATCTGGTTCTGAATCGTGACCGCATCCAGAAACCAGACTGTATGTCGAACACGCGCATCTTCATCGTCGTATGAAAAATGCACATTCAGCGAGTCGTCATCGAGATCAATCTGCGAGTCGGAGTCCGACGCTGCCTGCCACGCCTCCTGCGTCGATAGATCGTGCGACGCCAGTATCTTTTCAGGCGCATCCGGTCTCTTTAAAGCCGTCTTCCGAGCACCTCGCTTCGTCGCAACCTCTGGCGGCGGCAGCGCCGTCGTCCAGTCATAGCCGTAGCTTCCCAGGGAGCAGATCACCTTCTCCTTCGGAACCTTTTTCAAAACATTCTTCAGGTTGTCGAGGAACCAGTCCTGCGACGCAATCGGTCCCGGTTCGCTGTCGGTCTGGTGTTCGTCGTAGTTCATCAGCAGCAAACCGTCGGAGTGGTCCGCCATGAACTTCAAATCCCAATCATCGTCACCAACAGGGGTGTTGACATAAAGGCGCAGATTGCGCGGACGAAAGTCCTCGTACAACGCCGCAATCAGAGCTCTCAGACCGGGTTGCGCATTCGTAGGGATCTCCTCGAGGTCCAGTGACAGCCCACGGTACGTGGGATTTCCCGCAAGAAACGTATGAACCTGTTGGACGAAGTGAGCCCGCGCAGCGTCATTTGTCAGAAAGTCGCCGACCTGCGGCATAAACCGGCCCTTGTTTGGGTCGTAGTTGTTCACCAGCGGAAAGATGTCCAGATTGACGTGGTTGGCAACGACGGTGCGCGCAACCTTGTCCTCACGGTCGACTTTATGAACGCCGTTACGGTCCACAACATCGTAGGGGCGGTTGTCCTGGGTATACGACGTCAGCTTCCCATCCGGCGTAACCACGTGCAGCCACTCCGGAAACAGCAAGTCAACCTGGGCGATGTGCTGCTTCAGCGACGAGTAGCTCGCCGGATCGTCCTCAACGTAGTAGGCAGCACGCAAACCTTCGCCCGAGTTCAACGGAACGTCGCCCGGCTTCACGTCCGTCTTACGGTGTGCCGACCGATGCAGCTTCTGCCCCGGCTTCGACACCGGTGTGGACTGGTTCGCCAGCGTGCGGTAGTTGCGCTTCTGGGCCTGCAGAAACAGCTCCGGCAACGGCTTCATCCGCAGCAAACCGATAACGAACACGCTTCCCAGCACCAGTCCCAACAGGGCGAGTACGTCAAAGATTCGGCGCAGCCGCTTCCAGCGCTTGCGTTGTGGGTCGTAGAAGACTTGTCTGTTCATTGAGAGATACGTGCGACTCTGCGAGCGGGGTCAGTCATCATCGTATGGGGTCGAATGGCCTGAGTCAACGCGTGCACCAAATGCTCCCGAAGGCTCCACAGTATGATGCAAAAGACATGACTCAAGGACGGCTGAAGACAGGTATCTACGCTGCGTTGGCGCTCGTAGCCGGGCTCGCGCTGCGTCTTTGGTACATTGCACGCGCCGGACGCGTCGACGGCGACACCCTGATCTACGGCAACATCGCCAAAAACTGGATGCAACACGGCATATACGGCTTCGCTATATCGGCAAAGGGCTTGCAGCCAACGTTGATCCGTCTTCCTGGTTATCCCATCTTTCTTGCCGCCTGTTTTCGCATCTTTGGCTACGACCACTACGTTGCGGTGATGTACGTTCAGTGCTTCGTCGATCTCTGCACCTGCCTGTTGATCGCCGCCCTGGCGCGGCGGCTCTTCGGGCAGCGGGCTGGCCTCATCGCCCTCTGGCTCTCTGCTCTATGTCCGTACACGGCGACCTATGTGGCGGCTCCACTCACCGAGATTCTGACTCTCTTCACCATAGCTCTCACGTTCTACAGCCTCGAACGTTGGCGTAGCGCCGGACTCGGCTTCAGCCGATGGCTATGGGTAGTAGCCTTCACCATGGCCTACTCGGTCCTCCTGCGGCCGGAGCAGGGAATGCTTCCCGCCGTCGTGGTCCCGGCGATGATCTGGTTGGCCCTGAAGAGTCCGCAGAAGAGTCCCCAGCGTCCTCATCTGCTCCAAAATCTCTGGCCCGTCGCGGTAGCTGCCATCTGTGTCGTTCTGCCGTTACTCCCTTGGGCGGCGAGGAATTGGCACACCTTCCACGTCATCCAGCCGCTGGCACCGCGCTCCGCCTCCGACCCCGGCGAGTTTATTCCCCGCGGTTTTCAGCGTTGGTACCGCACCTGGGCCGTCGACTTCGCCTCGACCGAACAGGTCTATTGGAACTACGACAGCACCGACCTTCGACTCGGCGATCTGCCCACCCGCGCCTTCAACTCTGAGGAGCAGTACGTGGCAACCGCCTCGCTCCTCTCGGACTACAACCAGAAGGACAATGCCACCCGCCCGCTGGACGATCGATTCGAGGCCATCGCCGAGCAGCGCATTCATGCCAACCCAATCCGCTACTACATCGGTCTTCCACTTGCACGTCTGGTCAATATGCTCTTCCGGCCGCGTACCGAGATGATGCAGATCGGCCTCGACTGGTGGAACTGGCACGAATATCGGTCCCAGACACTGCTCGCCTACGGGATGGCCGCACTCAACTTCAGTTATTTTGCCGTGGGAGCCATCGGCCTCTGTCTCTGGTGGCGTGCCGGGTGGGGCGTGCACGGAGCATTAGCAGCGGCGATGACCGCCTTCGTCCTCCTGCGTTGCGCACTTCTCCTGACACTCGACAACTCCGAACCGCGTTACACGCTGGAGTTCTTTCCGCTGCTGTTCGTCTGGGGCAGTTACGTCTTTGGCCGCCGTGCCAGGATCTCAAGCTAGAGCAAGGCCGCAGCTGGCGTACAGTCGCTTCGATTTGTTGTCGTTCCTGAAGGGACTGCGTTTATAGTGCTTACACCAAGGGGAAAGGGCAATAGTCCCTCAAAATCTGTGCAAAAAATAGTTGAAAACAGTGGCGCATTGTTCGCCCGTCCGAAAGAGGCTGTTAAGCAACCACATTCACCACGCAATCCACCACAAACTCACCAGCAAATTACCACGCGAAACACATCGCTTTTCCCAAAACACCCCTCAAAAACGCCCATAAATGAGCATTCCGGCCCGTGTCCACCACGCCAGATTTTTTTGCAGTTTTTGGCAAAATCTAGTGCTGGTCCACCGTCGTTTTGGGATCCGTTTTTATCTGATACGGCTTGGTATCGACGCCCTGGTTGTACTTGATATTCGAATACACCGCCGTCCGGTAATCCTCCGACGGCATATAGAAGCTCTGTTTCAACGAGATACCGCGCACCGCGTCCACCCATATCGTCATATGCGTGCAGTTATTGCGAATCGCCGGATCTTTCGGGACCAAATCCAACTTGACCGTCTCGACACCGTTGATCGTCTCTTCGCCTAAGTCCGAGATATTCCAGGACTTAGCCAGATCTTTGCCGCTTCCGCCAAAGCCGAGCGTCAGAAAACTCTCCATCTGCGCCTGGTTTCCCTTCGAAGTGACTACCGTCAGATGGTCAGTCCCAGGATCGTAAAGCCGCAGCACTCCATCGCGATACTCAAGAATTCTCGTGGTAGGCGAGATGATCTTCGCCCCCATCACCGTCTTCGCCCCGTCTTTCTTGAAGTAAATCGTGCCGTTCTGTGACGTAGTCTGCTTCACAACTTTCTCGTAGAGATCCCACTGGAAGGTCGCCTCAGCAACCTGAAACTTGAGGCTCGCCGCGTCCATCTTGCGAAGAACTTCGTCCAAATGGCCTGGCTTAGGCTGCGCCACAGCCGAGGCGAACGAAAGGCCCAAAAAGGCGGCGGAGACCAGAAACAACGATGTAATGCGACGGATGCTGCTCATAAGTCAATGACTCCCGATGATTCGATGCTGCACGCGCAAACCAGGGCTAACGTAATACCCAGGCGTTGTACGCGATCACCCTGCCTTGCACATCGCGGACAGGCTCGTAACGCTCCAGAGACACTTCACCGGAAACTGGCTCGATGACGCGAAGAATGGCGGCGCGGCGCTCAGCGTCCGTGGCTGCGCCATTCATGTCATCAGCGCGCACCTGGTAGATGAAGCGGCTGCTTCCACCCGATGTACCCGCCTCACGCACTAGAACCTCGCTGGCGTGAAGTGCTACCGTTTCGACTGGTTTGTCCTTGAAATCGATGAAATGAGGCGAGACAAACATGAAGATGAGGATCGCCGTCACCATGACGTCGTAGTGGAAGCTGCCTCGCTCGTAGGCCCAAAAGATGTAATTGCGGATTAGTTTGAACATGTCTTAACTCCGGCCTTGCTGCCTGCCAATGACGGTCTCACCGTTCATATAAGGCACCAAGGCGTCTGGAACTTTGATTGTGCCATCGGCCTGCTGGTAGTTCTCCAGAATTGCGAGATACGTACGGCCTACCGCGAGCCCGCTGCCGTTGAGTGTATGCAGAAACTCGCTTTTCTTTGCTCCTGCAGGTCGATAGCGGATGTTCGCCCTGCGTGCCTGGAACGCTTCAAAGTTCGAGCAGGAGGAGATCTCACGATAGAGCTGCTGGCCTGGAAGCCAAACCTCCAGATCATAGGTCTTTGCGGAAGCAAAACCCATATCGCCAGTGCAGAGAAGCATACGCCGATAGGGAAGTCCAAGACGTTCCAGCACTGTTTCGGCATTGCGAGTCAGCTGCTCGTGCTCGGCTTCAGAATCCTCCGGACGAACAAACTTCACCAACTCGACCTTCTGGAACTGGTGCTGGCGAATCATTCCGCGCACGTCTTTGCCGTAAGAACCGGCCTCGGAGCGAAAGCAAGGGGTGTAGGCGCAAAAGGAGGTCGGAAGCTGCGATTCTTCAAGCGTTTCATCGCGAAACAGATTGGTGACGGGCACTTCGGCTGTCGGGATAAGCCAGTGGTCACTCTCCTGGTAAACGCCAGGCTGGTAGTTTCCCTTGTCATCGCAATGAAAGAGGTCCTCTGCGAACTTGGGTAGCTGGCCAGTGCCGAAGAGCGACTTCGAGTTGACCATGAAAGGCGGCAGAACTTCGGTATAACCATGCTCGTAGGTGTGCAGATCAATCATGAAGTTCGCAAGCGCTCGTTCCAGCCTTGCACCTTGGCCAAAGTGGACGACAAAACGTGAGCCGGAGATCTTTGCCGCACGGTTGAAGTCCAGAATGCCCAGAGCTTCACCGAGTTCCCAGTGCGGTTTAGCAGGGAAGTCGAAGTTCGGTTGTTCTCCCCAGACCTTGTCTTCGCGATTACCGTGCTCGTCCTTCCCAACCGGTACGGAGGCTAGCGGAAGGTTGGGGAGTGCCTGGAGAATCTCCTTCAGCCTCTCGTCGGCAAGCGCAGCCGCAGCTTCAAGAGACTCAACCTGAGATTTCAAGGCCTTTGTCTCCTCCGTCGGAACGGTAGCGTCCTTACCTTCGCGCCTTAGCTTGGAGATCTCTTCCGTCAATCTGTTTCTCTGGGCTTTGAGTGTCTCCAACTGGGTGATGGCCTCGCGTCGTTCCTGGTCGACGTTGGCAAAACCACCAAGAGCTTCAGCGGGATCCATTCCCCGTGTGCGCAATTTTTCTTCAACAAGGGCCAGGTTGGCCCGTACAAATGCCAAATCGATCATCACAAGCATTTTAGCGTCTTCCCAGCAGAATGCGGATATCGGGACTGATCCAATCACCTCAGCAGACGCAAGAAGGAGTGCTGTTGCACTTGTCGCCGTATTTTTCGTGCATAATTCACCCACCCTGCTAGTGCAGGCGGCCATGGTTTGAATGAGCAACTACATTGAGTCGCCAAGGAACGAGGCGCAATTTGCGAACCGCTACACTTATATAAAGTATGGAAATGGGATCAGGACAGTGAGCGCCACTGCGCGGAGCAAAGGCCCCGATATGCGGGCGACCGTAGCAGGAGTTGAGTTCGCCTCGCCGGTGATTGCGGCGAGCGGAACCTTCGGTTATGGGCTTGAATTTGAGGATATCGTTTCGTTAGTACGCATCGGCGGTTTTGTCACCAAAGGGCTCTCGCGCGAGCCGATGGCAGGCAATCCTGCTCCGCGGATAATTGAAACTTCCGCAGGTATGATGAACGCCATTGGTCTGCAGAATATGGGCGTGCGGGCATTCATCGCGGAGAAGCTCCCCAAGCTGCGAAGAACCCCGGGAGCTGTTGTTATCGCAAATGTCTTTGGTTTTACGATTGACGATTGTATTGAAGTTATTCGCGCACTCAACGACGCTCCAGGCGTTGCCATGTACGAACTCAACGCAAGTTGCCCAAATACGAGTCATGGTGGGATGGTCTTTGGGACCGATCCTCCGCAGCTTTGGGAGCTGGTAGCGAGGTGCAAGGCAGTCGCCCAACGGCCCTTGATGGTCAAACTCTCTCCAAACGTCACGGATATCGGCTTGATGGCTCGTGTTGCAGCGGACGGAGGCGCCGATGCCGTCTCGCTGGTCAATACCTTCGTCTCGTTAGCAATCGATGTCGAGACGCGCCGCCCACGGATCGCCAACATCACCGGAGGGCTATCCGGGCCTGCGATCAAGCCGATTGCCGTGCGGATGGTGCATGAAGTCTCGAAAAATGTGACGATCCCAATCGTTGGTATGGGAGGAATCGTCCGTGCCGAGGATGCCGTTGAGTTTATGATGGCGGGCGCTACGGCTGTACAGGTAGGAACCGCCAGTTATGCTGATCCAAGAGCAGTCGAGAACATCGCCGAAGGGCTGAAGCGTTGGTGCGTCACCCATGATGTAGCTCGAGTCAGCTCTCTTACAGGGTCGGCCATTCTCTAAGAGCCGTGACGTCGGGTCTCTCGACTGGCTTAGAATAAGCAAGTGATGATTGAACACCGTACTGACTCTTCAGCCCCTGCCACCGATCTTCGCCCTATCCGCCGCGCATTGCTTTCCGTTACCGATAAGACAGGCTTGGTCGAGTTTGCCCGCGTCCTGAGCTCCTACGGAGTAGATCTGGTTTCAACCGGAGGAACTGCCCGCGCGTTGCGAGAGGCCGGTCTTCCGGTACGCGATATCAGCGACCTGACGGGGTTCCCCGAGATGCTCGATGGTCGTGTAAAGACCCTCCATCCAAAGGTTCACGGCGGTATTCTGCACATTCGCAATAACGCGGAGCACGTAGCTTCGGTCGCGGAACACGAGATCGAGTCCATCGATATGGTCGTTGTGAACCTGTACGCGTTTGAGAAAACGTCGCAGCGACCCGGCGTAGCATTTGCGGATGTCATCGAGAATATTGATATTGGCGGTCCCTCTATGGTGCGTTCGGCAGCCAAGAACTTCGCGGACG is drawn from Edaphobacter lichenicola and contains these coding sequences:
- a CDS encoding ArnT family glycosyltransferase; the protein is MTQGRLKTGIYAALALVAGLALRLWYIARAGRVDGDTLIYGNIAKNWMQHGIYGFAISAKGLQPTLIRLPGYPIFLAACFRIFGYDHYVAVMYVQCFVDLCTCLLIAALARRLFGQRAGLIALWLSALCPYTATYVAAPLTEILTLFTIALTFYSLERWRSAGLGFSRWLWVVAFTMAYSVLLRPEQGMLPAVVVPAMIWLALKSPQKSPQRPHLLQNLWPVAVAAICVVLPLLPWAARNWHTFHVIQPLAPRSASDPGEFIPRGFQRWYRTWAVDFASTEQVYWNYDSTDLRLGDLPTRAFNSEEQYVATASLLSDYNQKDNATRPLDDRFEAIAEQRIHANPIRYYIGLPLARLVNMLFRPRTEMMQIGLDWWNWHEYRSQTLLAYGMAALNFSYFAVGAIGLCLWWRAGWGVHGALAAAMTAFVLLRCALLLTLDNSEPRYTLEFFPLLFVWGSYVFGRRARISS
- a CDS encoding LolA family protein; the encoded protein is MSSIRRITSLFLVSAAFLGLSFASAVAQPKPGHLDEVLRKMDAASLKFQVAEATFQWDLYEKVVKQTTSQNGTIYFKKDGAKTVMGAKIISPTTRILEYRDGVLRLYDPGTDHLTVVTSKGNQAQMESFLTLGFGGSGKDLAKSWNISDLGEETINGVETVKLDLVPKDPAIRNNCTHMTIWVDAVRGISLKQSFYMPSEDYRTAVYSNIKYNQGVDTKPYQIKTDPKTTVDQH
- the serS gene encoding serine--tRNA ligase, whose translation is MIDLAFVRANLALVEEKLRTRGMDPAEALGGFANVDQERREAITQLETLKAQRNRLTEEISKLRREGKDATVPTEETKALKSQVESLEAAAALADERLKEILQALPNLPLASVPVGKDEHGNREDKVWGEQPNFDFPAKPHWELGEALGILDFNRAAKISGSRFVVHFGQGARLERALANFMIDLHTYEHGYTEVLPPFMVNSKSLFGTGQLPKFAEDLFHCDDKGNYQPGVYQESDHWLIPTAEVPVTNLFRDETLEESQLPTSFCAYTPCFRSEAGSYGKDVRGMIRQHQFQKVELVKFVRPEDSEAEHEQLTRNAETVLERLGLPYRRMLLCTGDMGFASAKTYDLEVWLPGQQLYREISSCSNFEAFQARRANIRYRPAGAKKSEFLHTLNGSGLAVGRTYLAILENYQQADGTIKVPDALVPYMNGETVIGRQQGRS
- a CDS encoding dihydroorotate dehydrogenase gives rise to the protein MRATVAGVEFASPVIAASGTFGYGLEFEDIVSLVRIGGFVTKGLSREPMAGNPAPRIIETSAGMMNAIGLQNMGVRAFIAEKLPKLRRTPGAVVIANVFGFTIDDCIEVIRALNDAPGVAMYELNASCPNTSHGGMVFGTDPPQLWELVARCKAVAQRPLMVKLSPNVTDIGLMARVAADGGADAVSLVNTFVSLAIDVETRRPRIANITGGLSGPAIKPIAVRMVHEVSKNVTIPIVGMGGIVRAEDAVEFMMAGATAVQVGTASYADPRAVENIAEGLKRWCVTHDVARVSSLTGSAIL